A window of Castor canadensis chromosome 10, mCasCan1.hap1v2, whole genome shotgun sequence contains these coding sequences:
- the Arl11 gene encoding ADP-ribosylation factor-like protein 11, translating to MGSVNSRSHKAQVVMMGLDSAGKTTILYKLKGHQQVETLPTVGFNVEPLKGPGQMSLTLWDVGGQTQLRATWKDYLEGTDILVYVLDSTDEARLPEAVTELMEVLNDPNMASVPLLVLANKQDAPDALPLFDIRCRLGLERVQDHCWELRGCSALTGQGLAEALQSLQSLLKSR from the coding sequence ATGGGTTCTGTGAATTCCAGGAGTCACAAGGCCCAGGTGGTGATGATGGGCCTTGATTCAGCAGGCAAGACTACGATCCTGTACAAACTGAAGGGCCACCAACAGGTGGAGACCCTGCCCACTGTTGGTTTCAACGTGGAGCCTCTTAAAGGTCCTGGGCAAATGTCCCTGACTCTTTGGGATGTCGGGGGACAGACCCAACTCAGGGCCACCTGGAAGGATTATCTGGAAGGCACGGACATCCTCGTGTATGTGCTGGACAGCACAGATGAAGCTCGCCTGCCCGAGGCTGTGACTGAACTCATGGAAGTCCTGAACGACCCCAACATGGCCAGTGTCCCTTTGTTGGTACTGGCCAACAAGCAGGATGCTCCTGATGCTCTTCCGCTGTTTGACATCAGATGCAGGCTGGGCCTGGAGAGAGTCCAGGATCACTGCTGGGAGCTCCGGGGCTGCAGTGCCCTCACTGGCCAGGGGCTGGCCGAGGCTCTGCAGAGTCTGCAGAGCCTGCTGAAATCCCGCTGA